The DNA segment TCGGCCATTATGTTTTTGGGTAAGTCTACCAGTACAGGTCCTGGTCTTCCTGTTGTTGCAATATGAAATGCTTCTTTGACTTTCTTTGCAATATCCTTTTTGTCTCTAATTAAGAAACTGTGTTTTGTAATTGGAAGGGTAACCCCCGTAATATCCACCTCTTGAAATGAATCTTTGCCCAAGAGGTCTAAAGCAACCTGCCCTGTGAAAGCCAACATAGGTACCGAATCCATGTAAGCATTAGCAATACCGGTAACTAAGTTTGTGGCTCCGGGACCGGAGGTGCTCAGAACTACTCCAACTTTCCCAGTTGCCCTTGCATATCCGTCTGCGGCATGTGCTGCTCCCTGTTCGTGGACAGTTCGTATATGTCTTATTCTTTTATAGTTATAAAGGGCATCATAAATCGGCAAAGCCGAACCGCCTGGAAAGCCAAAAATGGTATCAACACCCAACTCATCCAATGTTTTTAACAAAAGTTCTGCACCAGTCATTTTCTCACCTTCTTTTATGGTAATAAATATTAAAATTATGTCAACTGCAAAGTAGTATAAAACACAAGTTTATAATCGACAATTTCCTAAAAGTTACTAGCTTAATAATTTGAAACTGTATTAGAACATTAAAGAATGAAAAAGATCCTGCGCCTAACCTTTATAAAAGGGGCGAAGGATCTCGCGTTACCACCCTGTATTCATTTATACCTCGCGGTATAAATCTCAATAGGTACGGGGCAGTGCGCCCGATACCCGGTTATTTTAACGGTAACCTATTTCCCTCTTGCAGGGAACCCGGCCAGAATTACTTTAAAGTTCACCCTGGCAGCTCCGAGATGATTTTCACCGGTAATTTCCAACATCGGCTCTCACCTTACCCGACTCTCTTTAGTCTGAAAAAACCGCTACTCTTCTCTTCACAGCTTTTAAAAACGAAATAAAATATATTAGCTTAGATTATACCACCTAATTCAGGAAAATACAACTATAAATTTTCAACAATAATATCTCCCATTTCTGATGTGGAAACAACTTTTTTTGCTCCGACTTGAATGTCAAAAGTCCTATATCCTTCGTTTAAAGCTCTTTCCACCGCATTTTTTATAGCAGATGCGGCATCTTTGGCTCCAAAGGAATATTCCAACATCATTGCGACCGATAAAATGCAGGCAATAGGATTTGCTTTGCCGCTACCTGCTATATCAGGTGCAGATCCGTGTATCGGCTCATAAAGATATGGTTTGCCGTCACCTATACTGGCTGACGGCAGCATGCCTATCGAACCTGTCAGCACCGATGCCTCGTCACTTAATATATCGCCAAAAGTATTCTCAGTTAAAATCACATCAAACTGACCAGGGTTTAGCACGAGCTGCATCGAACAATTATCTACATACATATGGCAAAGTTTTACATCGGGGTAATCGGCAGCCATATCAGTTACAATAGTCCTCCACAATCGTGAGGTTTCAAGGACATTAGCCTTATCTACCGAAGTAAGGCGTTTCTGCCTACGTTGGGCTGTTTCAAAGGCAATACGAGCCACTCGCTTTATCTCTTCATCAGTATACTCCATGGTATCAAAAGCTCGTGTCTTATCATGAGTTCTCTCTATTCCCTTGGGTTTGCCAAAATAAAGTCCGCCTGTAAGCTCACGAACTATCATAATATCCAGTTCTTCACCGATAATTTCTTTTTTTATCGGTGATGCATCAGAAAGAGCGTTAAACAGAATCACAGACCTGAGATTTGCATAAAGACCAAGGCTTTTTCTAAGACCTAAAATAGCTTGTTCGGGTCGAAATTCTTTTGGTAATTTGTCCCATTTCGGTCCTCCCACTGCTCCAAATAAAATCGCATCACAATCTTTGCAAAGAGCTACTGTATCTTCTGTAAGAGGAGTTCCGTAAATATCTGCGGATGCACCTCCTACTAAACTCTTTTTAAACTGGAATTTTAAATCATATTTTGCCTCTACAGCTTTTAAAACCTTGACTGCTTCGTCAATTATTTCAGGTCCTATGCCATCACCTGGTAGAAGGGCTATTGTCTGCATTTTTTGTCCACCTCTTTTGCGTAATTCATAAGCCCGCCTGCATTTATTATACCTTTTATAAATTCTGGAAATGGCCTTGCTTCGAATATTTCTCCGGAAGTTATATTGCTTATAATACCCTTGTCTGTGTCGATTTCTAGTATATCACCTGTTTTTATTTTTTTATTACAATCTTTACATTCTAAAATTGGAAGTCCAATATTGATAGAATTTCTGTAAAATATTCGTGCAAAAGAGGAAGCAACCACACAACTAATGCCGGCCGACTTTATAGCTAGTGGTGCATGCTCCCGGGAACTCCCGCATCCAAAGTTATTTCCTGCAACAATAATATCCCCGGCTTCAACTTTTGTCGAAAAATCAGGATCCAGGTCCTCCATACAGTGTGAGGCCAGTTCCTTGGGATCTGTAGTATTTAAATAGCGAGCAGGAATGATTACATCTGTATCGATATTATCTTCATAAATCCACGCTTTTCCCTTAAATATCACAGCAAACCACCTCCTTGGGATGAGCTATTCTTCCTTTTACTGCAGAGGCTGCTGCTACTGCAGGATTTGAAAGGTATACCTCGCTTTCAGGATGGCCCATTCTGCCTACAAAGTTCCTGTTAGTCGTTGCTACAGCTCTTTCGCCTTTAGCAAGAATTCCCATATATCCGCCCAAACAAGGCCCACATGTAGGCGTACTTACAACTGCACCAGCATCAACGAAAATTTCAGTAATTCCTTCTTTTATCATCTCCTGGTAAACTTGCTGCGTTGCAGGGATTATAATTAATCGCAGATAAGGATGAACCTTATGACCTTTAAGCACTTTCGCCGCAAGTCTCATGTCTTCCAGCCTTCCATTAGTGCACGAACCTATAACTACCTGATCTATTACAATATTATCTACAGCTTCTACATCGACTACATTTTCCGGAAGATGAGGCAATGCGATCTTGGGCTGTATTTTTTTAACATCATAATCTATTATATCCGAATACGCTGCATCCGGATCACTTCTAAACACCTCATAAGGTTTTTTAGCCCTATTTTTAACATACTCCAAGGTTATCTCGTCCGGTTCCATGATACCATTTTTCCCACCGGCTTCAATGGCCATATTCGACATCGTAAGCCTTTCGTCAATAGTAAGATGTGCAATGGTATCACCGGTAAATTCCATGGCTTTATATAGTGCTCCATCCACTCCTATATCTCCTATGGTATGCAAAATTAAGTCTTTACCTGTTACCCATGGATTTGGTTTCCCGTGATAAATAAATTTTATAGTTTCCGGTACTTTAAACCAACATTTGCCGGTCATCATAGCAAATGCAAGGTCTGTAGAACCAACACCTGTAGAAAAAGCCCCAAGTGCCCCATAAGTACATGTATGTGAATCGGCACCGACTACTAAATCTCCGGGAAGGACAATGCCCTGCTCCGGCAAAAAGGCATGTTCTATTCCCATACGCCCCACTTCATAGTAATGTTTAATCTGCTGAGTCTTCGCAAACTCTCTTAGCATTTTGCAAAGCTCTGCGGATTTAATATCTTTATTTGGTGCAAAATGGTCGGGAATCAGAGCTATTTTCTCGCGGTCAAAAACTGTGCGGCCTCCTGCTTTTTTAAACTCTTCTATAGCAACAGGTCCGGTTATGTCATTGGCCAGAGCTAAATCAACTTCAGCCATAACAAGTTCACCCGGTTCCACAAAATCCTTACCGGAATGTTTGGCAAGTATCTTCTGAGTAATAGTCATCCCCATTTAATCCACCTCCCGGGGTTTGCTGTAGCCGTTATTCCACATTGTTTTATTCATAGCATTCGTATATGCCATTGCACTAGCTTCTATGATATCTATACTAAGGCCTCGACCTAAAAATGTTCTCCCATCTTTTTCAACTCTAACGGTAACCTCACCTAAAGCATCTTTTCCTGCAGTAACGGATCTTATTGAATAATCAACAAGCTTACAATTCATGTTGCAGGCACGTTCAAGGGCTTTATATATTGCATCAATAGGACCGTCACCGGTGGATGCCTCTTCAATAACCTTACCGTTCACATTAACTCTTACTGTTGCAGTAGCAATAGCTTTATTGCCTGTTGAAACCTGGAAACATTCCAATTCAATATGCTGTGGAAGTTTCATTACCTGGTCTTCAACTATTGCTTCAATATCCAAATCTGATATCTCCTTCTTCCTGTCCGCTAGGTCTTTAAACCTTTCAAATGCTTTGTTAAGTTCATCTTGTGACAATTCATATCCCATTTCCTTTAACCTCTCAGCAAAAGCATGTCTGCCTGAATGCTTGCCAAGCACCAGAGTGTTAGTAGTAAGGCCTATAGACTGCGGAGTCATTATTTCGTAAGTAGATTTTTCTGTTAAAACACCGTGCTGATGGATTCCAGATTCATGTGCAAAGGCATTTGCGCCTACAATAGCTTTATTAGGCTGTATGAATATCCCGGTTATGGTGCTTACCATTTTACTTGTGCGATAAATCTGTTTTGTATTTATACCATGTTCGACCTGGTAAAAATCCTTTCGAGTATCAAGCGCCATTACAATTTCTTCTAATGCAGCATTGCCTGCTCGCTCACCAAGGCCATTTACCGCACATTCTACTTGAGTTGCCCCATAAATTACAGCTTCCAATGAGTTAGCAACAGCCATTCCCAAATCGTCATGGCAGTGAACACTTACCTTTACTTTGTCAATTTCGGGCACTTTTTCTATAATAGTTTTTATTAATTGCCCAAATTCTCCGGGAGTTGTATACCCTACTGTATCCGGAATATTTATGACAGTAGCACCTGCCTTAATTGCAGCTGAAAATAACCTACAGAGAAATTCCACATCGGATCTTGATGCGTCTTCGGCTGAAAACTCGACATCTTCCACGAAGGATTTAGCCCTTTTTACTGCGGCTACTGCAGCTTCTAAAACTTGTTCCTCTGTCATTTTCAACTTGTATTTCATATGAATCGGAGATGATGCTATGAAGGTATGAATTCGCGGCCGCTCTGCAGCTTTCAATGCCTCGGCAGCTCTGTCTATATCTTTAAAATTAGCTCGGGCAAGGCCTGTAATCACCGGCCCTTTTACATTTTCCGCTATAGCTTTGACTGCGTTAAAGTCACCGTTGGAGGCTATGGGAAAGCCTGCCTCTATTACATCCACCGAGAGTTTTTCAAGTTGTCGAGCTATTTCAAGTTTCTCTTTAACATTTAAAGAAATTCCGGGGGTTTGCTCTCCATCCCTCAGAGTGGTATCGAAGATTTCTATTTTTTTGGGCATTTTTTATACCACCTTTTTTTGATAATTCTGATTTATTTTATTGAACATCTTCAATAAAGTGTTATATTTTATAGGCAGGGCGACTTTAAAGAAAGCCCTGCCCTTTATAAGTAATCTTGTATTTAATATTTAACAGTATAGCAGTTACTTATCTTTTTTGAGCCACGGCATCATACTTCTCAATTGTTCTCCTACTTTTTCAATAGGATGCTCAGCTTCTTTAGCTTGGACGGCTCTATAGACCGGTCTGCCACTTTGATTTTCCAGTATCCAGTTTTTAGCAAATTGTCCTGTTACGATTTCATCAAGCACCTTTTTCATTTCTTTGCGGGTTTCTTCAGTGATGATTCGTTTACCTACGGTAAAGTCTCCATATTTGGCGGTATCACTGACTGAGTATCTCATCCGGCTTAAACCGCCTTCATATATCAAGTCAACAATTAGTTTCATTTCATGTAAACATTCGAAATATGCTATCTCCGGCTGAAAGCCTGCCTCTACTAGAGTTTCAAATCCAGCTTTGATTAGTTCAGAAACTCCGCCGCATAAGACGCATTGTTCTCCAAATAAATCTGTCTGGGTTTCCTCGGTAAAGGTTGTTTCTATGACACCTGCACGAGTACCTCCTATGCCTTTAGCATAAGCCAATGCAATGTCTTTGGCTCGCCCTGAATAATCTTGTTCAACTGCTACCAGACACGGGACACCTCCGCCTTGCTCATAAGTCCTTCTTACAAGATGGCCCGGTCCTTTCGGTGCAATCATAAAAACGTCGACATATTCCGGCGGTATAACCTGACTGTAAACAATAGCAAATCCGTGTGCAAATGCAAGGGCATTACCCGGTTTCAAATGTGGTTTTATTTCCTGCTCGTAAACCCTGCCCTGTATGTGGTCCGGAATTAATATCATTATGATATCAGCTTCCTCAGATGCTTCACTTACGGTTTTTACTTTAAGGCCGGCTTCTTCGGCAATTTTCCATGACTTACTGCCTTCATATAAGCCTACAACTACATTGATGCCGCTTTCTTTTAAATTCAATGCGTGGCCATGCCCTTGACTTCCATAGCCAATAATAGCAACTGTTTTCCCTTCTAATAATTGTAAATCAGCATCGCTGTCATAATACATTTTTGCCATTTTAAACTTCCTCCTCAATTTTTATGGTATTAGCACCTCTATTTACGGCGATAACGCCGGTCCTAACTAATTCCTTTATACCGAATGGTCTTAAAAGTTCTTCAAATGCAGCTATTTTATCTTTATCACCGGTAAGTTCTATTGTAAGTGATTTCTGACTAACATCTACAATGCTTGCCCTGAAGATTTCCGCTATTTGAATTATCTCCGACCTCATGTGGGAATCTGCATCAACTTTTATTAAAACCAATTCTCTTGTAACCGAATCCTCCGGAATAATTTTACTCACTTTTATAACATCTACTAATTTATTTAGCTGTTTTTTTACTTGCTCTACTACATATTCATCTCCTTCAACAACTATAGTCATTCTGGATATATCAGGATTTTCTGTAGTACCAACAGCTAAACTGTCAATATTAAAACCTCTGCGGCTGAAAAGGCCGGCTATTCTAGACAATACACCTGGTTGGTTTTCTACCAGCACTGAAAGCGTCGTTTTCATGTCTCACCCTCCAATCATTTCATTGATAGGAGAACCGTTTAACACCATTGGATATACGTTTTCATTAATATCTAAAATACATTCAAGTAAAAACGGACCTTCATGTGAAATCAAGCTGTCAATCGCATCAGAAATTTCGCTTTGCTTTTGTATCCTCATTGCTTTAAAGTTGTAGCTTTCCGCAAGTTTTATAAAATCCGGCACAAAACTGAAATACACCTGGTTATAGCGCTTATCACAATAGAATTCCTGAAGTTGGCGGACAAGACCTAAACCGGAGTTGTTAAATAGAACAATCTTTACCGGAAGGTTATTCTCTACAGCTGTGGCCATCTCAGTTAAATTCATCTGAAAACTTCCATCACCGCAAATATTGATAATCATTTCGTCTTTCTTTGCCATTTGAGCTCCAATAGCTGCCGGCAGGCCATATCCCATGGTGCCAAGTCCACCCGATGAAATAAATGTGCGAGGTTTAATAAACTCGTAATACTGAGCAGTCCACATTTGGTGGCAACCTACTTCAGTAGTAATAATTGCTTTTCCTTTAGTCTTATTTGAAAGCTGCCGGATAATCTCAATGGGATTTAAGCGCTCATCGCTATGACTGCCCAAGTTTTCTTCTTCTTTTAACTTTTTTAAGCTTGAAGCATATTCGTTCCATGCAGACGGCACTTTATGTTCTACTTTTTTTACTATTTCTCCAAGAATTTGCTTAACATCACCGACAATAGGAATATGTGCCTGGATGTTCTTTCCTATCTCTGCTGGGTCTATGTCAATGTGTATTATCTTTGCTTTTGGTGCAAACCCCTCGACCTTTCCTACGGTTCTATCGGCAAATCTCGAACCCGCAGCAATTACTAAATCTGCCTCGGTAACAGTCTTATTGGCTGCTGGTATGCCGTGCATGCCAATCATGCCCATGTGGAGCGGGTGGTTTGCCGGAAATGCCCCTATTCCCATCAATGTAGTTACAACCGGAATACATGCCTTCTCGGCTAACTGCATTAATTCTTCTTCAGCACCTGCAGAGTTTATACCTCCGCCTGCGCAAATAACCGGACATCGGGATTTATTTATCAGTTCCGCCGCTCTTGATATTTGCAGCGAATGCCCTATTATATTGGGCTTGTAGCCTCTTAATGAGATGTTTTCTGGGTATTTAAAATTAATCTTAGTTTCGGCTACATCTTTAGGCAGGTCTATCAAGACCGGTCCGGGTCTGCCGGTTGATGCGATATAAAAAGCCTCTTTAAGAATTCTCGGAATATCATTTGCATCTTTAATTAGATAATTATGTTTTGTAAAAGGTGCTGTAGCACCGGTTATATCAACTTCTTGAAAGACATCCTTGCCTATTACCGATGTGGAAACTTGACCGGTAATAGCTATAATGGGAATTGAATCCATATAAGCTGTGGCTATTCCTGTTACTAGATTAGTTGCTCCAGGTCCCGAGGTTGCCATACACACTCCCACATTGCCGGAAACACGTGCATAACCACTTGCCGCATGAGCAGCAGCCTGTTCTGAACGAGTAAGAATATGTTTTATTTTAGAATAATTAAGCGCATCATACACAGGAAGTATCGCCCCACCGGGATATCCAAAAACGTATTTTACTTTTTCAATTTCTAATGATTTTATAAGTGCTTGTGCTCCGGTAATTTTCATTTATTGCACCACCTTTCATAAACTAATAAAAATAAACCCCTCATCTTGAGATAAAATCTCAGGGACGAGGGGTTTTTCTCGTGGTACCACCCTGTTTTGCCTTACCTTATGTAATGGCCTCGGGAAGTAGAAAACTACTTCATTCTAACGCAATATTGCGGCACCGAACTACTACTGCTTCGCTCGGGCTGTTCAGGAGCGAGCACACAATGAATAGGCGGACCGGCTTTCACCTTACCCGGTTCTCTTTAGCCACTTTCTTCATCATTCTCTCCATCATTACAATTAACCTATAAACTTTTAAGTGTTGGTATGTATTTTATCACGATTTTCAATTATGTCAAGAGTTATTTTTAATTTTTGTAGTTATTCTACGATAATGTCATGTTAAATTTATTCCGGCAAAATGCCACATATGAGGAGTTAATACATGAAAAAGTCACAATCAAGTTTACATTATCCGGTAATGATATTTTTCCATTCGTATATAAGTCATATGAGATAAATAGAGTTAAGAAACGAAACGAGCTTTTTAACAA comes from the Tepidanaerobacter acetatoxydans Re1 genome and includes:
- the leuB gene encoding 3-isopropylmalate dehydrogenase, which encodes MQTIALLPGDGIGPEIIDEAVKVLKAVEAKYDLKFQFKKSLVGGASADIYGTPLTEDTVALCKDCDAILFGAVGGPKWDKLPKEFRPEQAILGLRKSLGLYANLRSVILFNALSDASPIKKEIIGEELDIMIVRELTGGLYFGKPKGIERTHDKTRAFDTMEYTDEEIKRVARIAFETAQRRQKRLTSVDKANVLETSRLWRTIVTDMAADYPDVKLCHMYVDNCSMQLVLNPGQFDVILTENTFGDILSDEASVLTGSIGMLPSASIGDGKPYLYEPIHGSAPDIAGSGKANPIACILSVAMMLEYSFGAKDAASAIKNAVERALNEGYRTFDIQVGAKKVVSTSEMGDIIVENL
- the leuD gene encoding 3-isopropylmalate dehydratase small subunit; its protein translation is MIFKGKAWIYEDNIDTDVIIPARYLNTTDPKELASHCMEDLDPDFSTKVEAGDIIVAGNNFGCGSSREHAPLAIKSAGISCVVASSFARIFYRNSINIGLPILECKDCNKKIKTGDILEIDTDKGIISNITSGEIFEARPFPEFIKGIINAGGLMNYAKEVDKKCRQ
- the leuC gene encoding 3-isopropylmalate dehydratase large subunit, whose protein sequence is MGMTITQKILAKHSGKDFVEPGELVMAEVDLALANDITGPVAIEEFKKAGGRTVFDREKIALIPDHFAPNKDIKSAELCKMLREFAKTQQIKHYYEVGRMGIEHAFLPEQGIVLPGDLVVGADSHTCTYGALGAFSTGVGSTDLAFAMMTGKCWFKVPETIKFIYHGKPNPWVTGKDLILHTIGDIGVDGALYKAMEFTGDTIAHLTIDERLTMSNMAIEAGGKNGIMEPDEITLEYVKNRAKKPYEVFRSDPDAAYSDIIDYDVKKIQPKIALPHLPENVVDVEAVDNIVIDQVVIGSCTNGRLEDMRLAAKVLKGHKVHPYLRLIIIPATQQVYQEMIKEGITEIFVDAGAVVSTPTCGPCLGGYMGILAKGERAVATTNRNFVGRMGHPESEVYLSNPAVAAASAVKGRIAHPKEVVCCDI
- a CDS encoding 2-isopropylmalate synthase, yielding MPKKIEIFDTTLRDGEQTPGISLNVKEKLEIARQLEKLSVDVIEAGFPIASNGDFNAVKAIAENVKGPVITGLARANFKDIDRAAEALKAAERPRIHTFIASSPIHMKYKLKMTEEQVLEAAVAAVKRAKSFVEDVEFSAEDASRSDVEFLCRLFSAAIKAGATVINIPDTVGYTTPGEFGQLIKTIIEKVPEIDKVKVSVHCHDDLGMAVANSLEAVIYGATQVECAVNGLGERAGNAALEEIVMALDTRKDFYQVEHGINTKQIYRTSKMVSTITGIFIQPNKAIVGANAFAHESGIHQHGVLTEKSTYEIMTPQSIGLTTNTLVLGKHSGRHAFAERLKEMGYELSQDELNKAFERFKDLADRKKEISDLDIEAIVEDQVMKLPQHIELECFQVSTGNKAIATATVRVNVNGKVIEEASTGDGPIDAIYKALERACNMNCKLVDYSIRSVTAGKDALGEVTVRVEKDGRTFLGRGLSIDIIEASAMAYTNAMNKTMWNNGYSKPREVD
- the ilvC gene encoding ketol-acid reductoisomerase; its protein translation is MAKMYYDSDADLQLLEGKTVAIIGYGSQGHGHALNLKESGINVVVGLYEGSKSWKIAEEAGLKVKTVSEASEEADIIMILIPDHIQGRVYEQEIKPHLKPGNALAFAHGFAIVYSQVIPPEYVDVFMIAPKGPGHLVRRTYEQGGGVPCLVAVEQDYSGRAKDIALAYAKGIGGTRAGVIETTFTEETQTDLFGEQCVLCGGVSELIKAGFETLVEAGFQPEIAYFECLHEMKLIVDLIYEGGLSRMRYSVSDTAKYGDFTVGKRIITEETRKEMKKVLDEIVTGQFAKNWILENQSGRPVYRAVQAKEAEHPIEKVGEQLRSMMPWLKKDK
- the ilvN gene encoding acetolactate synthase small subunit — its product is MKTTLSVLVENQPGVLSRIAGLFSRRGFNIDSLAVGTTENPDISRMTIVVEGDEYVVEQVKKQLNKLVDVIKVSKIIPEDSVTRELVLIKVDADSHMRSEIIQIAEIFRASIVDVSQKSLTIELTGDKDKIAAFEELLRPFGIKELVRTGVIAVNRGANTIKIEEEV
- the ilvB gene encoding biosynthetic-type acetolactate synthase large subunit, producing the protein MKITGAQALIKSLEIEKVKYVFGYPGGAILPVYDALNYSKIKHILTRSEQAAAHAASGYARVSGNVGVCMATSGPGATNLVTGIATAYMDSIPIIAITGQVSTSVIGKDVFQEVDITGATAPFTKHNYLIKDANDIPRILKEAFYIASTGRPGPVLIDLPKDVAETKINFKYPENISLRGYKPNIIGHSLQISRAAELINKSRCPVICAGGGINSAGAEEELMQLAEKACIPVVTTLMGIGAFPANHPLHMGMIGMHGIPAANKTVTEADLVIAAGSRFADRTVGKVEGFAPKAKIIHIDIDPAEIGKNIQAHIPIVGDVKQILGEIVKKVEHKVPSAWNEYASSLKKLKEEENLGSHSDERLNPIEIIRQLSNKTKGKAIITTEVGCHQMWTAQYYEFIKPRTFISSGGLGTMGYGLPAAIGAQMAKKDEMIINICGDGSFQMNLTEMATAVENNLPVKIVLFNNSGLGLVRQLQEFYCDKRYNQVYFSFVPDFIKLAESYNFKAMRIQKQSEISDAIDSLISHEGPFLLECILDINENVYPMVLNGSPINEMIGG